A region of the Culex quinquefasciatus strain JHB chromosome 1, VPISU_Cqui_1.0_pri_paternal, whole genome shotgun sequence genome:
NNNNNNNNNNNNNNNNNNNNNNNNNNNNNNNNNNNNNNNNNNNNNNNNNNNNNNNNNNNNNNNNNNNNNNNNNNNNNNNNNNNNNNNNNNNNNNNNNNNNNNNNNNNNNNNNNNNNNNNNNNNNNNNNNNNNNNNNNNNNNNNNNNNNNNNNNNNNNNNNNNNNNNNNNNNNNNNNNNNNNNNNNNNNNNNNNNNNNNNNNNNNNNNNNNNNNNNNNNNNNNNNNNNNNNNNNNNNNNNNNNNNNNNNNNNNNNNNNNNNNNNNNNNNNNNNNNNNNNNNNNNNNNNNNNNNNNNNNNNNNNNNNNNNNNNNNNNNNNNNNNNNNNNNNNNNNNNNNNNNNNNNNNNNNNNNNNNNNNNNNNNNNNNNNNNNNNNNNNNNNNNNNNNNNNNNNNNNNNNNNNNNNNNNNNNNNNNNNNNNNNNNNNNNNNNNNNNNNNNNNNNNNNNNNNNNNNNNNNNNNNNNNNNNNNNNNNNNNNNNNNNNNNNNNNNNNNNNNNNNNNNNNNNNNNNNNNNNNNNNNNNNNNNNNNNNNNNNNNNNNNNNNNNNNNNNNNNNNNNNNNNNNNNNNNNNNNNNNNNNNNNNNNNNNNNNNNNNNNNNNNNNNNNNNNNNNNNNNNNNNNNNNNNNNNNNNNNNNNNNNNNNNNNNNNNNNNNNNNNNNNNNNNNNNNNNNNNNNNNNNNNNNNNNNNNNNNNNNNNNNNNNNNNNNNNNNNNNNNNNNNNNNNNNNNNNNNNNNNNNNNNNNNNNNNNNNNNNNNNNNNNNNNNNNNNNNNNNNNNNNNNNNNNNNNNNNNNNNNNNNNNNNNNNNNNNNNNNNNNNNNNNNNNNNNNNNNNNNNNNNNNNNNNNNNNNNNNNNNNNNNNNNNNNNNNNNNNNNNNNNNNNNNNNNNNNNNNNNNNNNNNNNNNNNNNNNNNNNNNNNNNNNNNNNNNNNNNNNNNNNNNNNNNNNNNNNNNNNNNNNNNNNNNNNNNNNNNNNNNNNNNNNNNNNNNNNNNNNNNNNNNNNNNNNNNNNNNNNNNNNNNNNNNNNNNNNNNNNNNNNNNNNNNNNNNNNNNNNNNNNNNNNNNNNNNNNNNNNNNNNNNNNNNNNNNNNNNNNNNNNNNNNNNNNNNNNNNNNNNNNNNNNNNNNNNNNNNNNNNNNNNNNNNNNNNNNNNNNNNNNNNNNNNNNNNNNNNNNNNNNNNNNNNNNNNNNNNNNNNNNNNNNNNNNNNNNNNNNNNNNNNNNNNNNNNNNNNNNNNNNNNNNNNNNNNNNNNNNNNNNNNNNNNNNNNNNNNNNNNNNNNNNNNNNNNNNNNNNNNNNNNNNNNNNNNNNNNNNNNNNNNNNNNNNNNNNNNNNNNNNNNNNNNNNNNNNNNNNNNNNNNNNNNNNNNNNNNNNNNNNNNNNNNNNNNNNNNNNNNNNNNNNNNNNNNNNNNNNNNNNNNNNNNNNNNNNNNNNNNNNNNNNNNNNNNNNNNNNNNNNNNNNNNNNNNNNNNNNNNNNNNNNNNNNNNNNNNNNNNNNNNNNNNNNNNNNNNNNNNNNNNNNNNNNNNNNNNNNNNNNNNNNNNNNNNNNNNNNNNNNNNNNNNNNNNNNNNNNNNNNNNNNNNNNNNNNNNNNNNNNNNNNNNNNNNNNNNNNNNNNNNNNNNNNNNNNNNNNNNNNNNNNNNNNNNNNNNNNNNNNNNNNNNNNNNNNNNNNNNNNNNNNNNNNNNNNNNNNNNNNNNNNNNNNNNNNNNNNNNNNNNNNNNNNNNNNNNNNNNNNNNNNNNNNNNNNNNNNNNNNNNNNNNNNNNNNNNNNNNNNNNNNNNNNNNNNNNNNNNNNNNNNNNNNNNNNNNNNNNNNNNNNNNNNNNNNNNNNNNNNNNNNNNNNNNNNNNNNNNNNNNNNNNNNNNNNNNNNNNNNNNNNNNNNNNNNNNNNNNNNNNNNNNNNNNNNNNNNNNNNNNNNNNNNNNNNNNNNNNNNNNNNNNNNNNNNNNNNNNNNNNNNNNNNNNNNNNNNNNNNNNNNNNNNNNNNNNNNNNNNNNNNNNNNNNNNNNNNNNNNNNNNNNNNNNNNNNNNNNNNNNNNNNNNNNNNNNNNNNNNNNNNNNNNNNNNNNNNNNNNNNNNNNNNNNNNNNNNNNNNNNNNNNNNNNNNNNNNNNNNNNNNNNNNNNNNNNNNNNNNNNNNNNNNNNNNNNNNNNNNNNNNNNNNNNNNNNNNNNNNNNNNNNNNNNNNNNNNNNNNNNNNNNNNNNNNNNNNNNNNNNNNNNNNNNNNNNNNNNNNNNNNNNtctcgaaaaatgccaccgggacccgggaagccgactgggtgagaggcaaccacgcttaccctggTCCCGGACTTGTGATTACTGGAGCTatattcagggttgttacggaaaagacgagaaaaaatccgcgccagatccgcgccgaccccaaaccccaatccgcgcgaaatccgcgccatataaaaaaaccgcgacaaacatagaagagagtaacataatgaatgcaattttaaacgaaaaaagaataatacagaaggcatttggatcagtaccgttgatcagttgtggattcatatcccacctgtaccaaatggaaccttttttgccatttctgaaacaatattagcatttttgcaacactttaaatacgttgctttaaaaacgagttcagaaaaaaaataaattcgaagatttaaaaaaaactaaaaccataaaataaatcaccaaattataaaatcaaggGATTAAgtacttgataattctcgccaaaactttactctggaaaatcgaaacacgaaatttctattattttcttctctaaattttctaatccaaaatatgactcgaaaatgatccgaactaaaaaatggcaaaaaaatatataataatttgaaaattttatgatttaataattaaataattaaataatttaataattcaataatttaataatttaataatttaataatttaataatttaataatttaataatttaataatttaataatttaatgatttaataatttaataatttaataatttaataataaaataatttaataatttaataataaaataatttattaatttaataatttaataatttaataatttaataatttaataatttaataatttaataatttaataatttaataatttaataatttaataatttaataatttaataatttaataatttaataatttaataatttaataatttaataatttaataatttaataatttaataatttaataatttaataatttaataatttaataatttaataatttaataatttaataatttaataatttaataatttaataatttaataatttaataatttaataattttataattttataatttaataatttaataatttaataattaaataatttaataatttaataatttaataatttaataatttaataatttgataatttaataatttaataattactaatttaataatttaataatttaataatttaataatttaataatcaaataatttaaaaatttaataatttgataacttaagaactttcttaaaaaaaaaaattaacaaatcaatggtaatattttcgtaattttcaatttaataattcgtttttacgttttttttgagtctgtaatgttttgacaatttcaaattatgaattctatttttttattatttgaatatgtaaattctgaaatttcaaattgttgaattccagatttcttattttttaaattttaacattacatttcgcttttagacggagattttagcagatttctaagtggatttcgtcatgttgtgataattgggagaagaatcaattctacctgaatcagagtggcaacaatttttttattttttcaataaatcaaaaatttaaaaatttaaattttatatttaaaaaaattaaaaatctacaaagtttcatagcctaaaatttttaaatttctgtaatttttcgaattttgttattttgattttaataaaattggtatttttgaattgttaagcagatgttttaaaaataatgagttgtaatgttatgttaaatttatataacaaatctcaatacattaaaaaaatcgctccttgaagattaattcaaagtttcgtattaagaaaaataacaatcaataattttagaagaaaattttcttcattaacaacttcttagaaattgatgttttcgcactcaacgaaaaagattgaatttattttattcgtaataatattttcctttgtaatttgaaagaaattttatcgttctcaattattttgtttatcagaattgctatccgcgcgaaatccgcgcctgagcaaattagccagcaaatccgcgccagatccgcgcgatacgcgccatccgcgccatccgcgcgatccgcgccgtccgtaacaaccctgtataTTGCAGTTGTCGCTTCATTTGTGTGCTTATTGAGCAATTGTTTACGGTGTTATCAGTGACGAATACACTCCAATTGATAAGCATTATACGCTCGATATTTTCGACTAAGTAAATTAAATTCACATACATTTAATAAATTACATGTaaagctggtacaaatatttttaaaagttttgtcaccccccttcaaaattggcccgcaaaatcagggggcaaaaatattttacaatcaacttcaaaatttcaatgaaaattcaagtgcaaccagctgaaatcaaattaaaatacattcttctgcgtttaaaatcattttagcatgtttgggtttattaaaaaaatcttaagattttatgaaaattttcgatgcaaaatcttttttcgatacaattttgtttttgtcagatcttagatttttgaaaactaattattgcaaaacaactgaactagtgtaaaatgaattttaaaacacttttttcatttaaatgtgaagactatggcttgttatttaaatttttatatttttatttttgcccccttgacctcggccaggccgaggacaaaactttttaaatatttgcatcggcctaactgGAAAGTTCTAGTCAGCACTTTAATTTGATCAATTCTCAGTCTGAAAAGCACATTGACACATGCATCAATACCAACGTTTACAATGTTCTCAGCCCCAGCGAATCGAATCCGTACTTTACGATCACACACAAATCTCGAATGAATGAAAAGATCATAACATTAAATGGCGAAGAAATAATGACGGTCGCGAGCTTTCAAAGATCACGTTCGCACGTGTTGAGACTGATGGCGTGACCTGACTGCGAGAACCCTCAACTATGTGTTGAAAGCAGTCCGAACGACTGAGCACATTGTACAGACCTACATAATTGATATGTTATGGGCTCGGGTAAGAGTACACATACACAAATTGCTTGCTCGATTCTCAAGTGAGTCGGAGTTCATCGCGTGTTTGCGGCCACCGAAGAGGAGGGGCCCGTAATCGCTGATAATCATAATGTTATCAATCTAATATCGGTACTGAATTAGGAATGGCCACTTTCGGCGgtgattttcaaattgttttccttCGACACCGGCAGCGAAGCGATTCGGTGTCAGTTCAAATATTTACTCCGCGATCATTATCCTCAGCGTATATAAGCGGTGATTCAGCAGGACACCGTCAAACCATGTGGACGCGCGCCGTGACACTGTTGTTGGTGCTGGCAGTAACCTTGGCCGACTTTGGCCAAGGTGCCATCTACCCGGAAGACGACACCCAGGAAAATCTGCTCACCGTGGTGCCGTGCGTGAAGCGATTGTGTGAAAAGTACTTCAAGTCGGAACGCGCCATGAAGGGATCGCTGGCGATCATCAATATCAAACCGGACACCTCGGCGTTCCAGCTGAATATTTTGAAGTCCTTCAACGATGATCCGCGGCACGAGATGGGCGTAATGGTGAAGGACGGTCGCAAGAAGCACTGGAACGCCTCGCACGTCACGGAAAAGGCTAAAAACTACTTGCTTTTGGTAAGCGATTCTTCGGAGCTGGACGCTCCGATCAACCAGCTGCGACGTCTGCCGACGTGGAATCCGCTGGCGCAGGTTGTGGTGCTCTTTACGTCCGAGATGACTCCGCTGGTGTTTCAAATCGAAGTGCGGAACGCTTTGCAGAAGTTGTTCGAGAACTCGGTGCTTAACGTGAACGTAATGGTTCAGCGGTACAATACGAGCGTGCTGGAAGTGTGGACCTGGTTTCCGTACGAGAATGGAGGTTGCGCGGACAGTATTTTGAACATCCGTCTGATGGACGAATGCGAGTACGTGGAAGTTTCGATGGAAAACGTTGCCGAGAAGATGGACGAAAATTCCGAGTTTATCGTTCCGGAGTTGGAGTATTCCAACGTTACTGCAGCGAACAGTTCGCTGCAGGTGTTCTTCGAGCAATCGGAGCAAACTGGAGATTCGTTTGCGGAAACTGTGTGGCTGTTTCGCGAGAAGCATTACTTCTCAGACTACGGGCCAAAGATTCCCAAGGACTACAACTACTGTCCGTTGATGATCAGCACTCCGATCTGGGAGCCATTTGTTGTAGGAAATGAGACGAGCATCGAAAAGGGTCTGGAGGTGCTGATGATTGAGGTGATTACGGCTCGCATGAAGCTCACGCCAGTGTATCGGTTCATCGATCCGTTGCGCGCTTCAGCTACCATAACGGCGGACAATAGTACGGGATTCTATGCGGATTTGATACAGAGGCGTACGGATCTGATGATTGGAGGTTTGTACGAGAATCCCATCAGTAGGAGAATGCTGTCTTCGTCCATCCCGTACTTTCAGGATGATCTAACGTGGTGCGTTCCAACGGCTCGACATGCTCCAAAGTGGTTGAACGTATTCATCATCTTCAACGTGTGGATCTGGCTAGTGGCAATCATAATTATCTTCGTAGCAGCCGCCATCATCTACTGCCTCAACCACGTCGAGCATCGCTACCCGGAAAACTACACCTGGATGCTCCTGCAATCGCTGGCATTTTCCCTCAGCGTCTATGCCCACTACTGGCCGCAACGGTTCTCCATCCGCTTCTTCCTGGTGGGCTACATGATCTACGGCTTGCACTGGAGTGCGGCGTATCACAGCTTCCTGATTTCGGTTCTAACCCGACCCAGATTCGAACCTCAGATTAGCACCGTTGAAGCTGCAATGGCGAACAAGTTCCAGTTTGCCGGTCCGGAGAACACGCTAGTACACTTTGACAAGCCGGACGGCGTTTCACGGTTCATTACATCTGTTTACCAGGTCTGTCCGGACCGGGATGACTGCTTGGCACGACTTCATTCCGAGCGGAACCTGGCCGTCGCCATGTCGCGAGCTCATTCGCACAACAGCAAAAGCATCGGCGAGGCGGAGATATTCTGCTTCGACCGGAAAGACAACATACAGACGTACTCGGTGGGTATGATGGTCAAAAAGGACTTTCATTTGCTGCCCAAGATCAACGACTTGATCCGGCGCATCAGCGAGTCGGGACTTTTGGGCAAGTGGCAGGTCGAGAGTGACAAGATTAGGGTTGACGAAGATCTGGAAGACAGAGGTGGGGATGATGGGGGCCATGGCGATGGACAGATCGTGCTCAAGGTGGAACACATTGAGGGGGCGTTCATTTTGGGGGCGATTGGACTCGGGCTGTCAACGGTAGCATTTATCGGCGAAATTGTGTACTTTAACCTCAAGAATCGATACAAGTGGAACGATAGTATGTTTAGTAGACTGTTTTGCTAGGCAACACCTCACATAGCGTCAACAATTCACCAACGCACCAAAAACCAATCTTGAGCGATTGTACACGCGATTTGACCTTGGACTGCGATCGATCATTTTGGCGC
Encoded here:
- the LOC6037348 gene encoding uncharacterized protein LOC6037348; its protein translation is MWTRAVTLLLVLAVTLADFGQGAIYPEDDTQENLLTVVPCVKRLCEKYFKSERAMKGSLAIINIKPDTSAFQLNILKSFNDDPRHEMGVMVKDGRKKHWNASHVTEKAKNYLLLVSDSSELDAPINQLRRLPTWNPLAQVVVLFTSEMTPLVFQIEVRNALQKLFENSVLNVNVMVQRYNTSVLEVWTWFPYENGGCADSILNIRLMDECEYVEVSMENVAEKMDENSEFIVPELEYSNVTAANSSLQVFFEQSEQTGDSFAETVWLFREKHYFSDYGPKIPKDYNYCPLMISTPIWEPFVVGNETSIEKGLEVLMIEVITARMKLTPVYRFIDPLRASATITADNSTGFYADLIQRRTDLMIGGLYENPISRRMLSSSIPYFQDDLTWCVPTARHAPKWLNVFIIFNVWIWLVAIIIIFVAAAIIYCLNHVEHRYPENYTWMLLQSLAFSLSVYAHYWPQRFSIRFFLVGYMIYGLHWSAAYHSFLISVLTRPRFEPQISTVEAAMANKFQFAGPENTLVHFDKPDGVSRFITSVYQVCPDRDDCLARLHSERNLAVAMSRAHSHNSKSIGEAEIFCFDRKDNIQTYSVGMMVKKDFHLLPKINDLIRRISESGLLGKWQVESDKIRVDEDLEDRGGDDGGHGDGQIVLKVEHIEGAFILGAIGLGLSTVAFIGEIVYFNLKNRYKWNDSMFSRLFC